A window from Citrus sinensis cultivar Valencia sweet orange chromosome 3, DVS_A1.0, whole genome shotgun sequence encodes these proteins:
- the LOC102623167 gene encoding probable leucine-rich repeat receptor-like serine/threonine-protein kinase At3g14840 isoform X1 — MFHRLLFLSLTALAFISALASGAILPENEVQALKDIAHTLGKKDWNFSVDPCSGEEGWAEIPEENAVTCNCSFSNGTVCHVFRIVLKEQNLTGVLPPKLAELTFLQDISLPRNYLSGTIPSEWASLPLLNISLLANRLTGPIPKYLANISTLVNLTVQYNQFSGELPEELGSLLNLEKLHLSSNNFTGELPKTFAKLTNMKDFRIGDNQFTGQIPSFIQNWTKLEKLFIQPSGLVGPIPSGIFSLKNLTDLRISDLNGPEATFPQLGNKKMTNLILRNCNITGELPPYLGKMTTLKVLDLSFNKLSGHIPSNFDDLYEVDYIYFTGNLLTGAIPPWMLEKGDKIDLSYNNFTDGSAESSCQKRSVNLFASFSKGNNSTGIVSCLRSVQCPKTYYYSLHINCGGSEVTANGDTAFEEDTYEAGPSTFTLSRTNWGLSSTGHFLDNSIKTDTYIQTNTSRLLMSDSQLYTNARLSAISLTYYGFCLGNGNYTVKLHFAEILFTDDKNFSSFGKRIFDVYIQGNLVLKDLNIENEAGGVGKAIVKPFSAAVTNGTMEIRLYWAGKGTTEIPFKGDYGPLISAISLNPDFTPPSEDGSSSISEDGSSSISVGKAFGIAVAAAFLIILVVVGILQWKGCFRPENTLERELRGVDLHTASFTLKQIKAATNNFAPDNKIGEGGFGPVYKGLLADGTAIAVKQLSSKSKQGNREFINEIGMISALQHPNLVKLYGCCMEGNQLSLIYEYLENNSLARAMFGPEEHRLKLDWPTRRRICLGIARGLAYLHGESRIKIVHRDIKATNVLLDKDLNPKISDFGLAKLDEEDNTHISTRVAGTIGYMAPEYATRGHLTEKADVYSFGIVALEIVSGRSNVFSRTKEDKIYLLDWALVLKEQGNLMELVDTDLGSNFDKEQVMVMINVALLCANASPTNRPSMSSVLSMLECGVDVPDLAPDSNVSDIDETKSEAMRRYYQFSIEKTASTIPSKSSIYGPPTGSSTSGVDLYPFSVDSD, encoded by the exons atgtttcatcgtcttctttttctttcacttaCAGCCCTTGCCTTCATAAGCGCTCTTGCTTCTGGAGCCATCTTGCCAGAAAATGAAG TACAAGCTTTAAAAGATATAGCCCACACGCTAGGGAAGAAGGACTGGAACTTCAGCGTAGATCCATGCAGTGGAGAAGAGGGATGGGCTGAGATTCCAGAAGAGAATGCTGTCACCTGCAATTGCTCCTTCTCTAACGGCACCGTTTGCCATGTTTTCCGTAT AGTTCTGAAGGAGCAGAATCTCACAGGAGTTCTCCCACCAAAATTGGCCGAACTGACTTTCCTCCAAGATAT TAGTCTCCCTCGCAACTACCTTAGTGGCACTATCCCTTCAGAATGGGCCTCTCTGCCACTTCTTAATAT TTCCCTCCTAGCAAACCGGCTAACGGGTCCAATCCCAAAATATTTAGCAAATATTTCCACACTTGTCAATCt GACCGTCCAATACAATCAGTTTTCAGGAGAACTGCCTGAGGAGCTTGGTAGTCTACTCAATCTTGAAAAACT ACATCTtagttcaaataattttactggGGAGTTGCCTAAAACATTTGCTAAGTTGACCAATATGAAGGATTT TCGAATTGGTGATAACCAATTCACAGGACAAATACCTAGTTTTATTCAGAACTGGACAAAGCTTGAAAAACT ATTCATTCAGCCAAGCGGTTTGGTTGGGCCAATTCCTTCTGGCATTTTTTCTCTGAAAAATTTAACTGACTT GAGAATTAGTGACCTGAATGGACCTGAAGCAACTTTTCCCCAACTTGGTAATAAGAAGATGACGAACTT GATATTGAGGAATTGTAATATCACAGGAGAGCTGCCTCCTTATCTTGGGAAAATGACAACATTGAAAGTCTT GGATCTCAGCTTTAATAAACTAAGCGGACATATTCCAAGCAACTTCGATGATCTATACGAAGTGGATTACAT ATACTTCACCGGAAATTTGCTAACTGGAGCGATACCTCCTTGGATGCTTGAAAAAGGAGACAAAAT AGATCtttcatataataatttcactgATGGAAGCGCAGAGTCGAGCTGCCAAAAGCGAAGCGT GAACTTGTTTGCCAGCTTCTCAAAGGGCAATAACTC CACCGGAATTGTATCATGCTTGAGAAGCGTCCAATGCCCAAAAA CTTACTACTACTCGCTTCATATAAACTGTGGCGGGAGTGAAGTGACTGCCAATGGAGATACAGCATTTGAAGAGGATACGTATGAGGCAGGGCCTTCAACATTTACTCTAAGTAGAACAAATTGGGGGCTAAGCAGCACTGGTCACTTCTTGGATAATAGTATCAAAACAGACACTTATATTCAGACAAATACGTCTAGACTTTTGATGAGCGATTCTCAATTATACACAAACGCCCGCCTTTCTGCCATATCTCTAACCTACTATGGATTCTGTCTGGGGAATGGAAACTACACAGTCAAACTTCACTTTGCAGAGATACTGTTCACTGATGACAAAAATTTTAGCAGTTTTGGAAAGCGCATATTTGATGTTTACATTCAG GGGAATCTTGTGCTGAAGGATTTGAACATTGAGAATGAAGCTGGCGGCGTTGGTAAAGCAATTGTAAAACCATTTTCTGCGGCCGTGACCAACGGGACCATGGAGATCCGTCTATATTGGGCTGGGAAAGGGACAACTGAAATTCCTTTTAAAGGAGATTATGGTCCCCTCATATCAGCAATTTCTCTCAATCCTG ATTTCACACCCCCGTCAGAAGATGGAAGCAGTAGTATATCAGAAGATGGAAGCAGTAGTATATCAGTAGGCAAAGCATTTGGAATCGCAGTGGCTGCAGCATTTTTGATAATCCTAGTTGTGGTGGGTATCCTTCAGTGGAAGGGCTGTTTTAGACCAGAAAATACTCTGGAACGAG AGCTGCGGGGTGTAGACTTGCATACTGCTTCTTTTACATTGAAGCAAATTAAAGCTGCCACAAACAACTTTGCTCCTGATAACAAGATTGGAGAAGGCGGTTTTGGCCCTGTTTACAAG GGACTTTTGGCAGATGGCACAGCGATTGCAGTCAAGCAACTTTCTTCCAAATCAAAGCAAGGAAATCGAGAATTCATTAATGAGATTGGCATGATTTCTGCTTTGCAACACCCTAATCTTGTAAAGCTTTATGGATGTTGCATGGAAGGAAATCAATTGTCGCTTATTTATGAGTACCTGGAAAACAACAGCCTTGCTCGAGCCATGTTTG GTCCTGAAGAGCATCGGTTGAAGTTGGATTGGCCAACAAGGCGCAGGATTTGCCTCGGTATAGCGAGAGGTTTAGCTTATCTACATGGAGAATCAAGGATAAAGATTGTGCATAGAGACATCAAAGCAACCAATGTGCTTCTTGATAAGGACTTAAACCCTAAAATATCTGATTTTGGTTTAGCCAAGCTGGATGAAGAAGATAACACCCACATAAGCACCCGAGTTGCCGGAACAAT TGGATATATGGCACCAGAATATGCAACACGGGGCCATTTAACAGAGAAAGCAGATGTCTATAGTTTCGGAATTGTTGCCTTGGAAATTGTCAGCGGTAGAAGCAACGTTTTTTCAAGGACAAAGGaggataaaatttatcttCTGGATTGG GCGCTTGTATTGAAAGAGCAAGGAAATTTAATGGAGCTAGTTGATACAGATCTTGGTTCAAATTTTGAcaaagaacaagtgatggtGATGATCAATGTAGCTCTGCTGTGTGCCAATGCTTCTCCTACGAATAGGCCTTCGATGTCTTCGGTCTTAAGCATGCTCGAATGCGGTGTTGATGTTCCAGATTTAGCTCCAGATTCAAATGTCTCAGACATTGATGAAACCAAATCAGAAGCAATGAGGAGATATTACCAATTCAGCATAGAAAAAACTGCAAGTACTATACCAAGCAAGTCGTCAATTTATGGGCCACCTACAGGTTCTTCGACGTCTGGAGTTGACCTCTATCCGTTCAGTGTGGATTCCGACTGA
- the LOC102623167 gene encoding probable leucine-rich repeat receptor-like serine/threonine-protein kinase At3g14840 isoform X2, producing the protein MFHRLLFLSLTALAFISALASGAILPENEVQALKDIAHTLGKKDWNFSVDPCSGEEGWAEIPEENAVTCNCSFSNGTVCHVFRIVLKEQNLTGVLPPKLAELTFLQDILPRNYLSGTIPSEWASLPLLNISLLANRLTGPIPKYLANISTLVNLTVQYNQFSGELPEELGSLLNLEKLHLSSNNFTGELPKTFAKLTNMKDFRIGDNQFTGQIPSFIQNWTKLEKLFIQPSGLVGPIPSGIFSLKNLTDLRISDLNGPEATFPQLGNKKMTNLILRNCNITGELPPYLGKMTTLKVLDLSFNKLSGHIPSNFDDLYEVDYIYFTGNLLTGAIPPWMLEKGDKIDLSYNNFTDGSAESSCQKRSVNLFASFSKGNNSTGIVSCLRSVQCPKTYYYSLHINCGGSEVTANGDTAFEEDTYEAGPSTFTLSRTNWGLSSTGHFLDNSIKTDTYIQTNTSRLLMSDSQLYTNARLSAISLTYYGFCLGNGNYTVKLHFAEILFTDDKNFSSFGKRIFDVYIQGNLVLKDLNIENEAGGVGKAIVKPFSAAVTNGTMEIRLYWAGKGTTEIPFKGDYGPLISAISLNPDFTPPSEDGSSSISEDGSSSISVGKAFGIAVAAAFLIILVVVGILQWKGCFRPENTLERELRGVDLHTASFTLKQIKAATNNFAPDNKIGEGGFGPVYKGLLADGTAIAVKQLSSKSKQGNREFINEIGMISALQHPNLVKLYGCCMEGNQLSLIYEYLENNSLARAMFGPEEHRLKLDWPTRRRICLGIARGLAYLHGESRIKIVHRDIKATNVLLDKDLNPKISDFGLAKLDEEDNTHISTRVAGTIGYMAPEYATRGHLTEKADVYSFGIVALEIVSGRSNVFSRTKEDKIYLLDWALVLKEQGNLMELVDTDLGSNFDKEQVMVMINVALLCANASPTNRPSMSSVLSMLECGVDVPDLAPDSNVSDIDETKSEAMRRYYQFSIEKTASTIPSKSSIYGPPTGSSTSGVDLYPFSVDSD; encoded by the exons atgtttcatcgtcttctttttctttcacttaCAGCCCTTGCCTTCATAAGCGCTCTTGCTTCTGGAGCCATCTTGCCAGAAAATGAAG TACAAGCTTTAAAAGATATAGCCCACACGCTAGGGAAGAAGGACTGGAACTTCAGCGTAGATCCATGCAGTGGAGAAGAGGGATGGGCTGAGATTCCAGAAGAGAATGCTGTCACCTGCAATTGCTCCTTCTCTAACGGCACCGTTTGCCATGTTTTCCGTAT AGTTCTGAAGGAGCAGAATCTCACAGGAGTTCTCCCACCAAAATTGGCCGAACTGACTTTCCTCCAAGATAT TCTCCCTCGCAACTACCTTAGTGGCACTATCCCTTCAGAATGGGCCTCTCTGCCACTTCTTAATAT TTCCCTCCTAGCAAACCGGCTAACGGGTCCAATCCCAAAATATTTAGCAAATATTTCCACACTTGTCAATCt GACCGTCCAATACAATCAGTTTTCAGGAGAACTGCCTGAGGAGCTTGGTAGTCTACTCAATCTTGAAAAACT ACATCTtagttcaaataattttactggGGAGTTGCCTAAAACATTTGCTAAGTTGACCAATATGAAGGATTT TCGAATTGGTGATAACCAATTCACAGGACAAATACCTAGTTTTATTCAGAACTGGACAAAGCTTGAAAAACT ATTCATTCAGCCAAGCGGTTTGGTTGGGCCAATTCCTTCTGGCATTTTTTCTCTGAAAAATTTAACTGACTT GAGAATTAGTGACCTGAATGGACCTGAAGCAACTTTTCCCCAACTTGGTAATAAGAAGATGACGAACTT GATATTGAGGAATTGTAATATCACAGGAGAGCTGCCTCCTTATCTTGGGAAAATGACAACATTGAAAGTCTT GGATCTCAGCTTTAATAAACTAAGCGGACATATTCCAAGCAACTTCGATGATCTATACGAAGTGGATTACAT ATACTTCACCGGAAATTTGCTAACTGGAGCGATACCTCCTTGGATGCTTGAAAAAGGAGACAAAAT AGATCtttcatataataatttcactgATGGAAGCGCAGAGTCGAGCTGCCAAAAGCGAAGCGT GAACTTGTTTGCCAGCTTCTCAAAGGGCAATAACTC CACCGGAATTGTATCATGCTTGAGAAGCGTCCAATGCCCAAAAA CTTACTACTACTCGCTTCATATAAACTGTGGCGGGAGTGAAGTGACTGCCAATGGAGATACAGCATTTGAAGAGGATACGTATGAGGCAGGGCCTTCAACATTTACTCTAAGTAGAACAAATTGGGGGCTAAGCAGCACTGGTCACTTCTTGGATAATAGTATCAAAACAGACACTTATATTCAGACAAATACGTCTAGACTTTTGATGAGCGATTCTCAATTATACACAAACGCCCGCCTTTCTGCCATATCTCTAACCTACTATGGATTCTGTCTGGGGAATGGAAACTACACAGTCAAACTTCACTTTGCAGAGATACTGTTCACTGATGACAAAAATTTTAGCAGTTTTGGAAAGCGCATATTTGATGTTTACATTCAG GGGAATCTTGTGCTGAAGGATTTGAACATTGAGAATGAAGCTGGCGGCGTTGGTAAAGCAATTGTAAAACCATTTTCTGCGGCCGTGACCAACGGGACCATGGAGATCCGTCTATATTGGGCTGGGAAAGGGACAACTGAAATTCCTTTTAAAGGAGATTATGGTCCCCTCATATCAGCAATTTCTCTCAATCCTG ATTTCACACCCCCGTCAGAAGATGGAAGCAGTAGTATATCAGAAGATGGAAGCAGTAGTATATCAGTAGGCAAAGCATTTGGAATCGCAGTGGCTGCAGCATTTTTGATAATCCTAGTTGTGGTGGGTATCCTTCAGTGGAAGGGCTGTTTTAGACCAGAAAATACTCTGGAACGAG AGCTGCGGGGTGTAGACTTGCATACTGCTTCTTTTACATTGAAGCAAATTAAAGCTGCCACAAACAACTTTGCTCCTGATAACAAGATTGGAGAAGGCGGTTTTGGCCCTGTTTACAAG GGACTTTTGGCAGATGGCACAGCGATTGCAGTCAAGCAACTTTCTTCCAAATCAAAGCAAGGAAATCGAGAATTCATTAATGAGATTGGCATGATTTCTGCTTTGCAACACCCTAATCTTGTAAAGCTTTATGGATGTTGCATGGAAGGAAATCAATTGTCGCTTATTTATGAGTACCTGGAAAACAACAGCCTTGCTCGAGCCATGTTTG GTCCTGAAGAGCATCGGTTGAAGTTGGATTGGCCAACAAGGCGCAGGATTTGCCTCGGTATAGCGAGAGGTTTAGCTTATCTACATGGAGAATCAAGGATAAAGATTGTGCATAGAGACATCAAAGCAACCAATGTGCTTCTTGATAAGGACTTAAACCCTAAAATATCTGATTTTGGTTTAGCCAAGCTGGATGAAGAAGATAACACCCACATAAGCACCCGAGTTGCCGGAACAAT TGGATATATGGCACCAGAATATGCAACACGGGGCCATTTAACAGAGAAAGCAGATGTCTATAGTTTCGGAATTGTTGCCTTGGAAATTGTCAGCGGTAGAAGCAACGTTTTTTCAAGGACAAAGGaggataaaatttatcttCTGGATTGG GCGCTTGTATTGAAAGAGCAAGGAAATTTAATGGAGCTAGTTGATACAGATCTTGGTTCAAATTTTGAcaaagaacaagtgatggtGATGATCAATGTAGCTCTGCTGTGTGCCAATGCTTCTCCTACGAATAGGCCTTCGATGTCTTCGGTCTTAAGCATGCTCGAATGCGGTGTTGATGTTCCAGATTTAGCTCCAGATTCAAATGTCTCAGACATTGATGAAACCAAATCAGAAGCAATGAGGAGATATTACCAATTCAGCATAGAAAAAACTGCAAGTACTATACCAAGCAAGTCGTCAATTTATGGGCCACCTACAGGTTCTTCGACGTCTGGAGTTGACCTCTATCCGTTCAGTGTGGATTCCGACTGA